CGCGGTCGCGGAATGCGTCCACGGTGAACTCCACGGGCTGACCCTCCCGGACCTGTCCCACGTCGGTTTCATCCACGTATATCCACATTTCCAGCAGGGTGGGATCGAGCACGGTCACCAGATTGGACACGTTCAGGCCGGACACGATGGTCTCGCCTTCCTGCGCCGTGACCTGACTCACCACCCCGTCGATGGGGCTGACGATTCGGTAATAGGAAAGCTGGACCATGAGGGTGGAAAGCCGGGCCTGCGCCGCGTCCACCTCGCGCCGGGCAACCAGTGCGTCCTGAATGGCCTTGTCCAGCGTGTCCTGTGATTCCAGCTTTTTGCGCACCAGCGTCTTCTGGCGGGGCAGGTTCTTTTCCGTGTATTCGGCCTTGGCTTGGGCCAGACGGAGCTGTGCCCGGGCTTCGGCAATCTTGGCCCGGATTTCGCGGCTGTCCACTTCGGCCAGCAGTTGTCCTCTGGTCACGCGGTCGCCGACCTTGACCGGCACATGGGTCAGGGTGCCGGTGGCACGCGCTCCGATCTTGAGCTGTGCGCCTACCTGCGCCTTGACGATGCCCGTGGCTTCGAGCATGCGGCTGACCGAGCCCTGTTCCGCCACCGCGGTCTTGAGCACCGTGATTCTGCCCTGAGACCGGGAACCGAGGAAATACCATCCGCCGCCGACAGCCAGTCCGGCCAGAACAAGTATGATGACGAGTTTCTTCATGAGTCCTTCCGATCCTGTGTGCGCCGGGCCTGTTCCAGAGTCTGGGAGAACGGGAGGGTCCCCTGCTTCCGGCGTTTCCATGCATCGCGAAATCTCTTGGCCTTGTATGAAAATCCGCAGTCCGCGCCAAGGTCTCCGCCCTGATAATACAAAATCTTCGAGGGATATGCCCGGCACATGGGCAGCCGGAAATCGTAGTCCTTGCAGAAGTTGTCCCGTCCCAGAAACGTGCAGGAGAACATCAATCTGTTCTCTTCGTCCCGGCCCGTTATCTCGAATCGCTCGTAGTCGGGCTCGTCCCGGCACAGGCGGGTGAATCTTCGGCGGCTGGAAATCCAGCGTCCGTCGCACCGGATCATGATTTCCCGGCAACAGTTGCCGCAACATCGGCACCGGCCCACGATGCGCACCTCGCTTCGCAGCACGGTGGACCGGAATCGGCGGAACAGCCCCCGCCAGAACATGGGGGAGAGCACTCTACCCGGCATGAAGCGGTCCGGTCCGGTTCGTGGGCGTTCTGCGAGCCCGGATCATCCGCCCAATTCCTCGATCCATGTCGCGACAGGACCCTGAACAAGTTCACGAATTTCCTCCAGTCGGGCTTCGGATTCGGCTTCGAATCGGAAGATGAGTGCTCCCTGGGTGTTGGATGCGCGTACAAGGCCCCAGCCGTCCGGGAACACCACGCGCGCGCCATCCATGTCGATGACATCATACCGTTCGCGGAAATATTCCTGTGCACGGCGCACCACCTCGAACTTGATCTTTTCGGGACAGTCCACGCGGATTTCCGGGGTGTTGAATGTCACGGGCCAGTCCTCAAGCATCCGGGACAGAGGCTTGTCCGCCCGGCTCATGATCGAGGCCAGCCAAAGCGCGCCAAAGGTCGCGTCGTCGAACCCGAGGTAGTTGTGGTAGAAGAACATGTGTCCGCTCATCTCTCCGCCGAGGGCCGCGCCGATCTCGTTCATGCGCGCCTTGACGATGGAATGCCCGGTTATGCACATTTCCGCGGTGCCGCCGTGATCCTCGATATCCTTGAACAGCAGGTGGCTGCATTTCACGTCCGCCACCACGGATGCGCCCGGAATTTCCTGCAGCAGTTCGCGGGCATAGATGGCCAGAAGCTGGTCCCCGTACATGAGCTGTCCGGTCTCATCCACTGCTCCTATGCGGTCGCCGTCGCCGTCCAGCCCCACGCCGAAATCAGCGCCGGTTTTCCGTACCTTGATCTGTAGGTCGGCCACATTGGCCTCCACGACAGGATCGGGGTGGTGATTGGGAAATCTGCCGTCCGGGTCGCAGTAGAGCCGGATCACTTCGGCTCCGGCCTGTTCCAGAATGTCCGCAGTCAGGTCGCCGGACGTGCCGTTGCCGCCGTCCACCACGATCTTCACGGGCCGATCCAGACTCAGGCGGGAGAGCAGATCCTTTTTGTAGGTCGGAATGATGTCATGCTCGGAAATCAGACCCGAACCGGATTCGAAATCCGAGGCTGCCATCAATTCATATATGCGTTTCACCTCGGGGCCGTGAATCGTGGTTTCCCCGCCCCAAACCTTGAATCCGTTGTATTCCGGCGGGTTGTGGCTGGCCGTGATCATGACTCCGGCCTGGAATCC
Above is a window of Pseudodesulfovibrio tunisiensis DNA encoding:
- a CDS encoding phosphomannomutase/phosphoglucomutase yields the protein MKKINPDIFRAYDIRGVVDTDFDPEWVETLGRACGTYFRCNGWNRALVGHDCRSSSPEYQMRMAAGLASAGVDVVCLNQVSSPVFYFAVKHLGFQAGVMITASHNPPEYNGFKVWGGETTIHGPEVKRIYELMAASDFESGSGLISEHDIIPTYKKDLLSRLSLDRPVKIVVDGGNGTSGDLTADILEQAGAEVIRLYCDPDGRFPNHHPDPVVEANVADLQIKVRKTGADFGVGLDGDGDRIGAVDETGQLMYGDQLLAIYARELLQEIPGASVVADVKCSHLLFKDIEDHGGTAEMCITGHSIVKARMNEIGAALGGEMSGHMFFYHNYLGFDDATFGALWLASIMSRADKPLSRMLEDWPVTFNTPEIRVDCPEKIKFEVVRRAQEYFRERYDVIDMDGARVVFPDGWGLVRASNTQGALIFRFEAESEARLEEIRELVQGPVATWIEELGG
- a CDS encoding YkgJ family cysteine cluster protein translates to MPGRVLSPMFWRGLFRRFRSTVLRSEVRIVGRCRCCGNCCREIMIRCDGRWISSRRRFTRLCRDEPDYERFEITGRDEENRLMFSCTFLGRDNFCKDYDFRLPMCRAYPSKILYYQGGDLGADCGFSYKAKRFRDAWKRRKQGTLPFSQTLEQARRTQDRKDS
- a CDS encoding efflux RND transporter periplasmic adaptor subunit — protein: MKKLVIILVLAGLAVGGGWYFLGSRSQGRITVLKTAVAEQGSVSRMLEATGIVKAQVGAQLKIGARATGTLTHVPVKVGDRVTRGQLLAEVDSREIRAKIAEARAQLRLAQAKAEYTEKNLPRQKTLVRKKLESQDTLDKAIQDALVARREVDAAQARLSTLMVQLSYYRIVSPIDGVVSQVTAQEGETIVSGLNVSNLVTVLDPTLLEMWIYVDETDVGQVREGQPVEFTVDAFRDRVFKGKVDTVYPEPEIRDNIVYYRALVRVSREQAEWLRPEMTTQCKIVVETRDNVLTVPNTALKWVAGQQVCYVVDSPDREPREVRPELGLAGLDRTQVTGGLKAGDVVATQLVLPGRKMGQKGL